Proteins from a genomic interval of Stenotrophomonas maltophilia R551-3:
- the fusA gene encoding elongation factor G — translation MNTQVLSRRRNLGIIAHIDAGKTTLTERLLWKSGEIHRVGEVHDGNATTDFSAIERERGITIGAAAVQAQWAPRDLPPHRLTLIDTPGHIDFAIEVERSLRVLDGAVAVFSAVDGVQPQSETVWRQARRHRVPLIAFVNKMDRVGASFERVLEQLQDKLRARPWALGVPLGSESDFNGWVDLVDERVLQWQDGAATTVTPWDDAARTLWQPQRDALVEAVADHDELLADAWLEGRVIDAELLRAAIRRATLAGAGVPVLAGAAFKDKGIETLLDAVVDYLPSPLDRPAVTAESEGGDVVLPPDPDGPLAGLLFKITHQQHGALSFVRLYSGTLKVGDAVASSQHPQGRRVSRLVRVQADQTHDIEQAVAGDIVAVLGWKDAVSGETLSDRAQPLRLESIQAQAPVLAWRLEPARAADLIRMAQGLASLAQEDPSFRVETDRDTAETLVWGMGELHLEVMVERLRSEWKVDVGVGAPRVAYQETPMRAMAGVVGRLVKQTGGQGQFAHVVLDVSPREDGQVVFNDRIVGGVVPRSFINAVEKGVRAALSEGPQGHPVVGIEVSLVDGQTHAKDSSEMAFHRAGAEAIKAALAEGGTQLLEPVMAVTVHSPSASVGDVVGDLNRRHGRIARIEDQEGRAEVSGFAPLAQLVGYTTALRSLSQGRASSEAHLHGYEPVRAA, via the coding sequence ATGAACACCCAAGTCCTTTCCCGCCGTCGCAACCTCGGCATCATTGCCCACATCGACGCCGGCAAGACCACGCTGACCGAACGCCTGCTGTGGAAAAGCGGCGAGATCCATCGCGTCGGCGAAGTGCACGACGGCAATGCGACCACCGATTTCTCGGCGATCGAGCGCGAACGTGGCATCACCATCGGCGCCGCCGCCGTGCAGGCGCAGTGGGCGCCGCGCGACCTGCCGCCGCATCGGCTGACCCTGATCGACACTCCCGGCCACATCGACTTCGCCATTGAAGTTGAGCGTTCGCTGCGCGTGCTCGACGGAGCCGTGGCTGTGTTTTCGGCCGTGGATGGAGTGCAGCCGCAGTCGGAAACCGTGTGGCGCCAAGCGCGTCGCCATCGCGTGCCGCTGATCGCGTTCGTCAACAAGATGGACCGCGTCGGCGCTTCGTTCGAGCGCGTGCTGGAGCAGCTGCAGGACAAGCTGAGGGCGCGGCCGTGGGCGCTCGGCGTGCCGTTGGGCAGCGAAAGCGACTTCAACGGCTGGGTCGACCTGGTCGATGAGCGCGTGCTGCAGTGGCAGGATGGCGCCGCAACCACGGTGACCCCGTGGGACGACGCGGCGCGCACCCTGTGGCAGCCGCAACGCGACGCACTGGTCGAGGCCGTGGCCGACCACGACGAACTGCTGGCTGATGCCTGGCTGGAGGGTCGCGTGATCGATGCGGAACTGCTGCGGGCGGCGATCCGACGGGCGACGCTGGCCGGTGCAGGCGTGCCGGTGCTGGCCGGTGCCGCGTTCAAGGACAAGGGCATCGAGACGCTGCTGGATGCGGTGGTCGATTACCTGCCGTCGCCGCTGGATCGCCCTGCCGTGACCGCCGAAAGCGAAGGTGGTGACGTGGTGTTGCCGCCGGATCCGGACGGTCCGCTGGCCGGCCTGCTGTTCAAGATCACCCACCAGCAGCACGGCGCGCTGAGCTTCGTGCGGCTGTACTCGGGCACCTTGAAGGTCGGCGATGCGGTGGCCAGTTCGCAGCATCCGCAGGGGCGGCGTGTCAGCCGCCTGGTGCGGGTGCAGGCCGACCAGACCCATGACATCGAGCAGGCCGTGGCCGGTGACATCGTCGCGGTGCTGGGCTGGAAGGATGCGGTCAGCGGTGAAACGCTGAGCGACCGCGCGCAGCCGCTGCGCCTGGAGAGCATCCAGGCACAGGCACCGGTGCTGGCGTGGCGGCTGGAACCGGCGCGCGCGGCCGACCTGATCCGGATGGCGCAGGGCCTGGCCAGCCTGGCCCAGGAAGATCCGTCGTTCCGCGTCGAGACCGATCGCGACACGGCGGAGACCCTGGTCTGGGGCATGGGCGAGTTGCACCTGGAGGTGATGGTCGAGCGTCTGCGCAGCGAATGGAAGGTCGACGTAGGCGTAGGTGCGCCGCGTGTGGCCTACCAGGAAACGCCGATGCGTGCGATGGCCGGGGTTGTGGGCCGGCTGGTCAAGCAGACCGGTGGCCAGGGCCAGTTCGCGCACGTGGTGCTGGATGTGTCGCCGCGCGAGGACGGCCAGGTGGTGTTCAACGACCGCATCGTCGGTGGCGTGGTACCGCGCAGCTTCATCAACGCCGTGGAGAAGGGCGTGCGTGCGGCGCTGTCGGAAGGCCCGCAGGGCCATCCGGTGGTCGGTATCGAGGTCAGTCTTGTCGATGGCCAGACCCACGCCAAGGACTCTTCGGAAATGGCGTTCCATCGCGCCGGTGCCGAGGCGATCAAGGCGGCGCTGGCCGAGGGTGGCACGCAGCTGCTGGAGCCGGTAATGGCGGTGACGGTGCATTCGCCATCGGCGTCGGTGGGTGATGTGGTGGGCGACCTCAACCGTCGCCATGGCCGTATTGCCCGCATCGAAGACCAGGAAGGTCGCGCCGAAGTCAGCGGCTTTGCGCCGCTGGCGCAGCTGGTGGGCTACACCACTGCACTGCGTTCGCTCAGCCAGGGTCGGGCGAGCAGCGAGGCGCACCTGCACGGCTACGAGCCGGTACGCGCTGCGTGA
- a CDS encoding SapC family protein, translating to MTTTSDTTTEAAPTGTPLFYTRPVPLQADVHADLRILPGRLEFAAGNNAIPLVLGEFSLALHHFPILFAGPTAVPMAAVGVSEENLFIKDGLWEDEAYIPAYLRRHPFIFIDTGADNDFLLGIDEENPRVVKGGDEGQPLFVDGKATEMVQQALEFCGQFTREHEQTQAFSKALIDNGLLVERNATVRTPDGREFNLNGFQVVDVEKFVALPEATVVEWHRSGWLALIHQHLMSLGRFNDLTRRQVERLAA from the coding sequence ATGACCACCACCAGCGACACCACCACCGAAGCGGCGCCGACCGGCACCCCCCTGTTCTACACCCGTCCGGTGCCGCTGCAGGCCGATGTGCACGCCGACCTGCGCATCCTGCCGGGCAGGCTCGAGTTTGCCGCTGGCAACAACGCCATTCCGCTGGTGCTCGGCGAGTTCTCGCTGGCGCTGCACCACTTCCCGATCCTGTTCGCCGGTCCGACCGCGGTGCCGATGGCGGCCGTCGGCGTGTCGGAAGAGAACCTGTTCATCAAGGACGGACTGTGGGAAGACGAGGCCTATATCCCGGCCTACCTGCGTCGCCATCCCTTCATCTTCATCGACACCGGCGCGGACAACGATTTCCTGCTGGGCATCGATGAAGAGAACCCGCGCGTGGTCAAGGGTGGTGACGAAGGCCAGCCGCTGTTCGTCGATGGCAAGGCCACCGAGATGGTGCAGCAGGCGCTGGAGTTCTGCGGCCAGTTCACCCGCGAGCACGAACAGACCCAGGCCTTCTCCAAGGCGCTGATCGACAACGGCCTGCTGGTTGAACGCAACGCCACCGTGCGTACTCCGGATGGCCGCGAGTTCAACCTCAACGGCTTCCAGGTCGTGGATGTCGAGAAGTTCGTCGCACTGCCGGAAGCCACTGTGGTCGAGTGGCACCGCAGCGGCTGGCTGGCGCTGATCCACCAGCACCTGATGTCGCTGGGTCGCTTCAACGACCTGACCCGTCGCCAGGTCGAGCGCCTGGCGGCCTGA
- a CDS encoding ATP-binding protein, whose amino-acid sequence MRPIPAALAETAPFPTLAHGYAGLVARHAQLRFLDLPYPTTAASVAAVCGRDADLVLVMGGSGHPQLPCPELVASAPFRGGRTVLAGQPGRWLPRGLPDLEGKILAVVEGGPYAGWLGTHHPRIHLLQLPDRHAALAAVVAGTADAAIGLETTLRPMTRRYFSGDLLLQPISSDFSTDLHLLARREDRHLLERIDRGLRDITLEEHAGLLHLWAQQMLPASVERALGWMRSPPPAWLLALIAALAGLPLLWHPLRRRFSRSERDRARAIGMISHEVRNAAQTLLGSITPLHQAHSPEGRRELLAAMAAAGRSLRGLLDRSLDFSRLASGGFMPQVQACDVALLCNQSLDAIRVLARRKGLELRLDCTAAPAPLVLLDPDALRQIVDNLLGNALKFTDVGGIDLRVQLRPPTRPHELLLDVIDSGIGIPAAQATSLFQPFRQGEDGLRRGGSGLGLVIARELARSMGGDLTVHSVHGRGSRFTLRLPVRIARSHPPTATVAAHEQPLAGLDLLLVEDHDLNRRLMAAQLQRLGADVHALADASDALEEQARRPRSTVLLDIGLHDMDGYALARRLRARAHTPLRLIALSARAGRRHAARCREAGFDAVLAKPLQIAKLLQVLALPALRGHAAPSSTACIDSAYAADISTELAAIERAVTGAAPDALRHHAHRLQGTLQICGATTQADIAAELWELGRMAAPDWVEARRLLQGLQQWHGSRKAEAAPSA is encoded by the coding sequence ATGCGTCCGATACCCGCTGCACTTGCAGAGACAGCGCCATTTCCCACGCTCGCCCACGGCTATGCAGGCCTGGTAGCGCGGCATGCACAACTGCGTTTCCTGGACCTGCCCTATCCCACCACCGCCGCATCGGTGGCCGCCGTCTGTGGCCGCGACGCCGACCTGGTACTGGTGATGGGCGGCTCCGGACACCCGCAACTCCCCTGTCCAGAGCTGGTTGCCTCCGCCCCGTTTCGCGGTGGCCGGACGGTCCTCGCCGGGCAACCCGGCCGTTGGCTGCCACGCGGCTTGCCTGATCTGGAGGGGAAGATCCTGGCGGTGGTTGAGGGTGGACCCTACGCTGGCTGGTTGGGTACACATCATCCACGGATCCATCTACTGCAGCTTCCGGATCGTCACGCGGCACTCGCGGCGGTCGTTGCCGGTACCGCCGATGCCGCGATCGGCTTGGAGACGACGCTGCGACCAATGACCCGCCGCTATTTCAGTGGTGACCTGCTGCTGCAACCGATCAGCAGCGATTTCTCCACCGACCTGCATCTGCTCGCCCGTCGGGAGGACAGGCACCTGCTTGAACGCATCGACCGGGGCCTGCGCGACATCACGCTGGAAGAGCACGCTGGCCTGCTGCATCTCTGGGCGCAGCAGATGCTGCCCGCATCGGTGGAGCGGGCACTGGGCTGGATGCGGTCACCACCACCGGCCTGGTTGCTGGCATTGATCGCCGCGCTGGCCGGGCTTCCACTTCTCTGGCATCCGCTGCGCCGTCGCTTCAGCCGCAGCGAGCGCGACCGTGCACGCGCGATCGGCATGATCAGCCATGAGGTGCGCAATGCCGCGCAGACGCTGTTGGGCTCGATCACCCCGCTGCACCAGGCCCATTCGCCAGAGGGCCGCCGCGAACTACTCGCGGCGATGGCTGCCGCAGGACGCTCCCTGCGCGGACTGCTGGACCGCTCGCTGGATTTTTCGCGCCTCGCCAGTGGTGGCTTCATGCCGCAGGTACAAGCCTGCGATGTCGCACTGCTCTGCAACCAATCGCTGGATGCGATCCGCGTGCTCGCACGCAGGAAGGGCCTGGAGCTCAGGCTGGACTGCACTGCAGCGCCGGCGCCGCTGGTCCTGCTGGATCCCGATGCGCTGCGCCAGATCGTCGACAACCTGCTCGGCAATGCGCTGAAGTTCACCGACGTCGGCGGCATCGATCTGCGCGTGCAGCTGCGGCCACCAACGCGCCCGCATGAGCTGCTGCTGGATGTGATCGACAGCGGCATTGGCATCCCTGCTGCGCAGGCTACATCCCTGTTCCAACCCTTCCGGCAGGGTGAGGACGGGCTGCGGCGCGGCGGCAGCGGACTGGGGCTGGTGATCGCGCGCGAACTGGCCCGCTCGATGGGCGGCGATCTGACTGTTCACAGCGTCCACGGACGCGGCAGCCGATTCACCCTGCGCCTGCCGGTGCGGATCGCCCGGTCCCACCCGCCGACTGCGACGGTGGCCGCTCATGAGCAGCCGCTTGCTGGCCTGGATCTGTTGCTGGTCGAAGACCATGATCTCAACCGCCGCCTCATGGCCGCCCAGCTGCAGCGTTTGGGGGCGGATGTGCATGCGCTTGCCGATGCCAGCGACGCACTGGAAGAGCAGGCGCGTCGACCGCGCAGCACGGTGCTGCTCGACATCGGGCTTCACGACATGGATGGCTATGCGCTGGCCCGCCGGCTGCGTGCGCGTGCGCACACGCCCTTGCGGTTGATCGCATTGTCGGCACGCGCGGGCCGCCGCCATGCGGCGCGCTGTCGCGAGGCGGGATTCGACGCGGTGCTGGCCAAGCCACTGCAGATCGCCAAGCTGCTGCAGGTGCTGGCGTTGCCAGCGCTACGGGGCCACGCTGCACCCTCCAGCACGGCATGCATTGACTCCGCCTATGCGGCCGACATCAGCACGGAACTGGCTGCCATCGAGCGCGCCGTTACCGGCGCCGCTCCGGATGCACTGCGCCACCACGCGCATCGCCTGCAAGGTACGCTGCAGATCTGTGGCGCAACGACACAAGCCGATATCGCGGCCGAACTGTGGGAGCTGGGGCGTATGGCCGCGCCTGACTGGGTCGAGGCGCGGCGACTGCTGCAGGGATTGCAGCAGTGGCACGGCTCCCGCAAAGCGGAAGCCGCACCATCGGCATGA
- a CDS encoding response regulator transcription factor, which translates to MNGHPAPRRLRLALLDDHEVVRRGIALHLNRDRRFTIVASHSLSEDLITTLHRLPVDVAIIDLSLAPDDRGSAELIPLLRETFPHIPLLAFATLSPATNLSHLINAGIGGVVGKAEPLPMLSEAIVCVHQGLGRLPPDFILPADCSELSRNEREVLELLLTGLTVSEIALRRHRSVKTVSTQKIAALRKLGLRNDAEIYAMRPHASPP; encoded by the coding sequence ATGAATGGACATCCTGCACCGCGCCGGCTGCGCCTGGCGCTTCTGGACGACCATGAAGTCGTCCGTCGCGGCATCGCCCTGCACCTCAACCGCGACCGCCGCTTCACCATCGTCGCCAGCCACTCCCTCAGCGAAGACCTCATCACCACCCTGCATCGGCTGCCCGTCGATGTGGCGATCATCGACCTGAGCCTGGCCCCCGACGACCGCGGTAGCGCCGAGTTGATCCCCCTGCTGCGCGAGACCTTTCCCCACATCCCACTGCTCGCTTTCGCCACGCTTTCACCCGCAACCAACCTCAGCCACCTGATCAATGCCGGCATCGGCGGCGTCGTCGGCAAGGCCGAGCCGCTGCCGATGCTGTCAGAGGCCATTGTGTGCGTGCATCAGGGACTCGGCCGCCTGCCACCTGACTTCATCCTGCCTGCCGACTGCAGTGAACTCAGCCGCAATGAACGCGAGGTGCTGGAACTGCTGCTCACCGGGCTCACCGTGTCCGAGATCGCGCTGCGCCGGCACCGGAGCGTCAAGACCGTCAGCACCCAGAAAATTGCCGCGCTGCGCAAGCTTGGCCTGCGCAACGACGCCGAGATCTACGCCATGCGCCCACACGCGAGCCCGCCGTGA
- a CDS encoding lipocalin family protein has product MRIFPLLPLLAVGLFGAGCSSSDTRPLPRPPSVDVPRFMGDWYVIAHIPSRPEREAFDAVESYALRPDGRIQTTFTYRKGSFDAPQKSMHPIGRVEKEGNGAIWGMQFIWPIQAEYIIAWLDDGYRQTIVARSKRDYVWYMARTPQVSESDYQQAVQRIAAMGYDTARLRRVPQSVR; this is encoded by the coding sequence ATGCGCATTTTTCCGCTGCTTCCTCTGCTCGCAGTCGGCCTGTTCGGCGCAGGCTGCAGTTCCAGCGACACCCGGCCCCTGCCGCGGCCACCATCAGTGGATGTGCCGCGATTCATGGGCGACTGGTATGTGATCGCACACATTCCATCGCGCCCGGAACGCGAGGCCTTCGATGCGGTGGAAAGCTACGCGCTACGGCCGGATGGACGCATCCAGACCACCTTCACCTATCGCAAGGGCAGCTTCGATGCCCCACAGAAGTCGATGCATCCGATCGGCCGGGTGGAGAAAGAAGGAAACGGTGCGATCTGGGGCATGCAGTTCATCTGGCCGATCCAGGCCGAATACATCATCGCCTGGCTCGATGATGGCTACCGCCAGACCATTGTGGCCCGCAGCAAGCGCGACTACGTCTGGTACATGGCGCGTACGCCCCAGGTCTCGGAAAGCGACTACCAGCAGGCGGTGCAGCGCATTGCAGCGATGGGTTACGACACTGCCAGGTTGAGGCGGGTGCCGCAGTCGGTCCGCTGA
- a CDS encoding SAM-dependent methyltransferase translates to MSAIPSLNPAEDAETGLIAWAERGLVPDAALRAGIRRLCAQRLHEESEGGIEGQSARFSRRIAELADSPLALHTEVANRQHYEVPAAFFQACLGKRLKYSSCYYPTGRETLDQAEDAMLALYGQRAGLANGQQILELGCGWGSLTLWMAERFPQAHITAVSNSHSQRRHIMAQCQARGLGNVEVLTCDVNELELPTAQFDRCVSVEMFEHVRNYERLLSGISRWLKPDGALFVHIFAHRTLMYPFETSGGDNWMGRHFFTGGLMPAADTLLHFQRDLRLEQRWLLDGSHYQRTADHWLANQDAAREEVMPVLVATYGQAAAKIWWQRWRMFWMACAELFGYDDGRQWLVAHYLFRPR, encoded by the coding sequence ATGAGCGCGATCCCGTCACTGAATCCGGCCGAAGATGCGGAGACCGGGCTGATCGCCTGGGCCGAACGCGGACTGGTGCCCGATGCGGCGCTGCGTGCGGGCATCCGCCGCTTGTGCGCGCAACGCCTGCATGAGGAAAGCGAGGGCGGCATCGAAGGCCAATCGGCACGCTTCAGCCGGCGCATCGCCGAGCTGGCCGACAGCCCACTCGCGCTGCATACCGAAGTGGCCAACCGCCAGCACTACGAAGTTCCCGCGGCCTTCTTCCAGGCCTGCCTGGGCAAGCGCCTGAAGTACAGCAGCTGCTACTACCCCACTGGCCGCGAGACGCTGGACCAGGCCGAAGACGCCATGCTGGCGCTGTACGGCCAACGCGCCGGCCTGGCCAACGGCCAGCAGATCCTTGAACTCGGCTGCGGCTGGGGCTCACTGACGCTGTGGATGGCCGAACGCTTCCCGCAGGCGCATATCACCGCCGTCTCCAACTCGCACAGCCAGCGCAGGCACATCATGGCGCAGTGCCAGGCACGCGGCCTGGGCAACGTCGAGGTGCTGACCTGCGACGTCAACGAGCTTGAGCTGCCAACGGCACAGTTCGACCGCTGCGTGTCGGTGGAGATGTTCGAACACGTACGCAACTATGAGCGGTTGCTGTCGGGCATCTCACGATGGCTGAAACCGGATGGCGCGCTGTTCGTGCACATCTTCGCCCACCGCACGCTGATGTATCCGTTCGAGACCAGCGGCGGCGACAACTGGATGGGCCGCCACTTCTTCACGGGCGGGCTGATGCCCGCCGCCGACACCCTGCTGCACTTCCAGCGCGACCTGCGGCTGGAACAGCGCTGGCTGCTGGATGGCAGTCACTACCAGCGCACCGCTGATCATTGGCTGGCCAACCAGGACGCCGCCCGCGAAGAGGTCATGCCTGTACTGGTCGCCACTTACGGTCAGGCCGCGGCAAAGATCTGGTGGCAGCGCTGGCGGATGTTCTGGATGGCCTGTGCCGAGCTGTTCGGCTACGACGATGGCCGGCAGTGGCTGGTGGCCCATTACCTGTTCCGCCCACGCTGA
- a CDS encoding DUF1295 domain-containing protein yields MINPGWVLLYAVVVMSWGWAWQRRHTNIGVVDVLWAKGVGASALLLALLGDGALMPRLALGLLGGLWGSRLALHLWHRVRHEQEDGRYRYLREHWHGHQGKIFGFFMAQALLIVLFALPFVAVAANPRPGLSLWVVAGAGVWLLSVGGEALADRQLARFRADPANKGLTCRKGLWRYSRHPNYFFEWLHWFSYVLLAVGSPLWWLAWSGPLLMYVFLRYLSGIPFTEKQALRSRGEDYREYQRSTSMFFPWFPRTSKEHSA; encoded by the coding sequence ATGATCAATCCAGGGTGGGTGCTGCTGTACGCAGTAGTGGTAATGAGCTGGGGCTGGGCCTGGCAGCGCCGCCACACCAACATCGGCGTGGTTGATGTGCTCTGGGCCAAAGGTGTCGGCGCTTCCGCTCTGCTGCTGGCACTGCTGGGCGATGGCGCGCTGATGCCACGGCTCGCGCTGGGGCTGCTGGGTGGACTGTGGGGCAGCCGCCTGGCCTTGCATCTCTGGCACCGGGTCCGTCACGAACAAGAGGACGGTCGCTACCGTTATCTGCGGGAACACTGGCACGGCCACCAAGGGAAAATCTTCGGCTTCTTCATGGCGCAGGCGCTGCTGATCGTCCTGTTCGCCCTGCCCTTCGTCGCGGTGGCGGCCAATCCAAGGCCGGGGCTGTCGCTGTGGGTGGTTGCCGGCGCAGGCGTCTGGCTGCTCAGCGTCGGCGGTGAGGCGCTGGCCGACCGGCAGCTGGCCCGGTTCCGGGCCGACCCGGCGAACAAGGGCCTGACCTGCCGCAAAGGGCTCTGGCGCTACTCGCGCCACCCCAACTACTTCTTCGAATGGCTGCACTGGTTCAGCTACGTGCTGCTGGCGGTGGGCTCACCACTGTGGTGGCTGGCGTGGTCCGGCCCGCTGCTGATGTATGTATTCCTGCGCTATCTGAGCGGCATTCCGTTCACCGAGAAGCAGGCCCTGCGTAGCCGCGGTGAAGACTACCGCGAGTACCAGCGCAGCACGTCGATGTTCTTTCCCTGGTTCCCCCGCACGTCCAAGGAGCATTCCGCATGA
- a CDS encoding DUF2878 domain-containing protein: MRRFWANLIGNQLVWLCAVAGAGRGWQWPALFAASLYVASQLLTSPRPGVDLRLLLVALACAWLVDASAAASGMVRYAAASLGWAPPPWIMALWAAFAMTLTTSMRFLLRHPALPILFGLLLAPLAYLSASRGFDAVHFQAPAWQGLLVLGLGWSIALPLLCATARRWSRPSDHPPLAGASS; encoded by the coding sequence ATGCGCCGATTCTGGGCCAACCTCATCGGCAACCAGCTGGTCTGGCTGTGCGCGGTGGCCGGTGCCGGCCGTGGCTGGCAATGGCCAGCGCTGTTCGCGGCAAGCCTCTACGTGGCCAGCCAGTTGCTGACATCCCCCAGGCCGGGCGTGGACCTTCGCCTGTTGCTGGTTGCGCTGGCCTGCGCCTGGCTGGTGGATGCCAGCGCAGCGGCCAGCGGAATGGTGCGCTATGCAGCGGCATCGCTTGGCTGGGCACCGCCGCCGTGGATCATGGCGCTGTGGGCCGCGTTCGCGATGACGCTGACCACCTCGATGCGCTTCCTGCTACGGCACCCCGCATTGCCGATCCTGTTCGGCCTGCTGCTCGCGCCACTGGCCTATCTCTCGGCCTCCCGGGGGTTCGATGCGGTGCACTTCCAGGCGCCCGCCTGGCAGGGGCTGCTGGTGCTTGGCCTGGGCTGGAGCATCGCTCTGCCGCTGCTGTGTGCCACGGCCCGTCGCTGGTCGCGGCCTTCAGATCATCCACCACTTGCCGGAGCATCGTCATGA
- a CDS encoding SAM-dependent methyltransferase yields MNEMNPSVALPQPGTLDVFLRRRLLAQLAPLRDGRLCVRDALGEVWLGEARGDLQVTVTIDDPAFYRKVAAQGSVGAGESYIHGDWHCDDLVALVRLLVRNRDLLDSMEHGPARVGGWLLRGWNRLRRNSREGSRRNIAAHYDLGNDFFALFLSPDLMYSSALFADDSESLETASRRKLDRICQQLQLKPGDHVVEIGTGWGGFAVHAAQHYGCHVTTTTISAEQHALATERVKAAGLQGRVTLLMQDYRDLQGRYDKLVSIEMIEAIGAEYLDTYMATLQRLLKPDGVALLQAITIEDQRYEQARRSVDYIKRYVFPGSFIPSINAIMAAKTRASDLQLIAQQDFGHSYALTLRAWRHRFLAQLPAVQAQGFDARFCRLWEFYLAYCEGGFLERSIGVSHLLLARPGHRPMAAASDGH; encoded by the coding sequence ATGAACGAGATGAATCCCTCGGTAGCCCTGCCACAGCCGGGCACGCTCGACGTTTTCCTGCGCCGCCGCCTGCTGGCGCAGCTGGCGCCCCTGCGCGACGGCCGTCTGTGCGTGCGCGATGCGCTCGGCGAGGTCTGGCTGGGCGAAGCCCGCGGTGATCTGCAGGTCACGGTCACCATCGACGACCCGGCGTTCTACCGAAAAGTGGCTGCACAGGGCAGCGTCGGCGCTGGCGAGAGCTACATCCACGGCGACTGGCACTGCGATGATCTGGTGGCCCTGGTGCGCCTGCTGGTACGCAACCGCGATCTGCTTGACAGCATGGAGCACGGCCCCGCCCGCGTGGGCGGCTGGCTGCTGCGCGGCTGGAACCGCCTGCGCCGCAACAGCCGCGAAGGCAGTCGTCGCAACATCGCGGCGCACTACGACCTCGGCAACGATTTCTTCGCGTTGTTCCTGTCGCCGGACCTGATGTACTCCTCGGCACTCTTCGCCGATGACAGTGAATCGCTGGAGACGGCATCGCGACGCAAGCTGGACCGCATCTGCCAGCAGCTGCAGCTCAAGCCCGGCGACCACGTGGTCGAGATCGGCACCGGCTGGGGCGGTTTCGCCGTGCATGCGGCCCAGCACTATGGCTGTCACGTCACCACCACCACCATTTCCGCCGAGCAGCACGCGCTGGCCACGGAACGTGTAAAGGCTGCCGGCCTGCAGGGTCGGGTCACCCTGTTGATGCAGGACTACCGGGACCTGCAAGGCCGCTACGACAAGCTGGTGTCGATCGAGATGATCGAAGCCATTGGTGCCGAGTACCTGGACACCTACATGGCCACGCTGCAGCGCCTGCTGAAGCCGGACGGCGTGGCGCTGCTGCAGGCCATCACCATCGAGGACCAGCGCTACGAACAGGCGCGGCGGAGCGTTGACTACATCAAACGCTACGTATTCCCGGGCAGCTTCATTCCCTCGATCAACGCGATCATGGCGGCCAAGACCCGGGCCAGCGACCTGCAGCTGATCGCGCAGCAGGATTTCGGCCATTCGTACGCGCTGACCCTGCGTGCATGGCGTCATCGCTTCCTCGCCCAGCTGCCTGCGGTGCAGGCGCAGGGCTTCGACGCGCGCTTCTGCCGTCTGTGGGAGTTCTATCTGGCGTACTGCGAGGGGGGCTTCCTGGAGCGATCGATCGGCGTGTCGCATCTGTTGCTGGCGCGTCCGGGCCATCGACCGATGGCGGCGGCGAGCGATGGCCACTGA
- a CDS encoding DUF1365 domain-containing protein — translation MSASALYIGQVMHRRHHPHPHAFRYPVAQLLLDLDELETVFARRWLWSVNRRNLAEFRRSDYFGDPAQPLADAVRDHAANTLGHRPCGPVRLLTHLRFAGHVFNPVSFYYCYQADGSTLDCIVADITNTPWKERHAYVLPVSTALHEGASLRWQFDKCFHVSPFMAMDCRYDWRFNAPDEDLRVHMQVWRDGVRQFDATQSMQRHPLDGRGLARVLACYPLMTTQVVAAIHWHALRLWLKRNPVHDHPSLAEKPR, via the coding sequence GTGAGCGCCAGCGCACTCTATATCGGGCAGGTGATGCATCGGCGCCATCACCCGCATCCGCACGCCTTCCGCTATCCGGTCGCACAGCTGCTGCTGGATCTGGATGAGCTGGAGACCGTGTTCGCACGACGCTGGCTGTGGTCGGTCAACCGGCGCAACCTGGCCGAGTTCCGCCGCAGCGACTACTTCGGCGATCCCGCGCAACCGCTCGCCGATGCCGTGCGCGACCACGCCGCGAACACCCTCGGCCACCGCCCCTGCGGGCCCGTGCGCCTGCTCACCCACCTGCGCTTTGCCGGCCACGTGTTCAACCCGGTCAGCTTCTACTACTGCTACCAGGCTGACGGCAGCACGCTGGACTGCATCGTCGCCGACATCACCAATACCCCATGGAAGGAACGCCACGCATACGTGCTGCCGGTATCGACCGCGCTCCATGAGGGCGCGTCACTGCGCTGGCAGTTCGACAAGTGCTTCCACGTCTCGCCATTCATGGCAATGGATTGCCGCTATGACTGGCGGTTCAACGCACCCGACGAGGACCTGCGCGTGCACATGCAGGTGTGGCGCGACGGCGTGCGCCAATTCGATGCCACCCAGTCCATGCAGCGGCACCCGCTGGACGGACGTGGCCTTGCGCGCGTCCTCGCCTGCTATCCGTTGATGACCACCCAGGTGGTGGCCGCCATCCATTGGCATGCGCTGCGCCTGTGGCTGAAGCGCAACCCGGTGCACGACCACCCTTCCCTTGCCGAGAAACCACGATGA